One part of the Rutidosis leptorrhynchoides isolate AG116_Rl617_1_P2 chromosome 1, CSIRO_AGI_Rlap_v1, whole genome shotgun sequence genome encodes these proteins:
- the LOC139843316 gene encoding uncharacterized protein, which translates to MGSIDIYLMSLFKCPETVLKRLESIRARFFGGGNISIKKMAWVKWEKVISPFDKGGLNVGSLKAFNLALIYKCRWRYLTNPNDMWVSIIKSIHGNSLEDVNSASSSVWTNIVQTCSMCIDKELLPSNIFPYVDREPLGKVANKIANGVWQFNWYQAQLRGRIDQLFREMIESIDVPVLREQPDNWPCMLNNEGAYTVKDARIFIDRFKSLDKFMDITVNFVLQSVDGSILSVGVSPPKCDV; encoded by the exons ATGGGTAGTATCGATATTTATCTTATGTCGTTATTTAAATGTCCAGAGACCGTTTTGAAAAGGCTTGAATCCATTCGTGCTAGATTTTTTGGGGGTGGCAATATCTCGATTAAAAAAATGGCATGGGTCAAGTGGGAAAAAGTTATTTCACCATTTGATAAAGGAGGGCTTAACGTTGGTAGCCTCAAAGCGTTTAATTTAGCTCTTATATACAAATGCAGATGGAGATATTTGACTAATCCAAACGATATGTGGGTCTCAATAATTAAATCGATACATGGTAACAGTTTAGAAGACGTGAACTCTGCTAGTTCATCGGTGTGGACTAATATTGTGCAAACGTGTTCCATGTGTATTGATAAAGAGTTGTTACCTTCCAACATTTTTCCATATGTCGATCG TGAGCCTCTTGGTAAAGTTGCTAATAAAATTGCGAACGGGGTGTGGCAGTTTAATTGGTATCAGGCTCAACTTAGAGGCCGTATTGATCAGTTATTTCGTGAGATGATTGAGAGTATTGATGTTCCTGTCCTAAGAGAACAACCGGATAATTGGCCGTGTATGTTAAACAACGAAGGTGCTTATACGGTTAAGGATGCACGCATCTTTATTGACCG GTTCAAGTCCCTAGATAAATTTATGGATATAACTGTCAATTTTGTGTTACAAAGTGTAGATGGATCAATTTTAAGTGTGGGAGTATCACCTCCCAAATGTGATGTTTGA